The Agromyces mariniharenae genome includes a window with the following:
- a CDS encoding DeoR/GlpR family DNA-binding transcription regulator encodes MTDAAAVTNAPIDAPRRRELALALVAERGFVRVAELSSAFGVTTVTARADLDALERQGAIRRVHGGAVPLSSAVEAERPDREPTFEEALAASVEPKRRIGEHAAAMVRSGQSIILDVGTTTLQIARALRARTDLEDLVVFTNGISIALELEDEIPRFTVVVTGGTLRPKQHSLVHPLAGSMLDEVHVDLAFIGCNGVDPAHGVTNANLPEAAVKALMLRAAARSVVVADGSKLGEVHLGRIAPIDAFDVLVTDAAAPTPLVAELEASGLAVQLAQDPRVDA; translated from the coding sequence ATGACGGATGCCGCGGCCGTGACGAACGCGCCCATCGACGCGCCCCGGCGCCGCGAGCTCGCCCTCGCCCTCGTCGCGGAGCGGGGCTTCGTGCGCGTCGCGGAGCTCAGCAGCGCGTTCGGCGTCACGACCGTCACCGCCCGCGCCGACCTCGACGCGCTCGAGCGCCAGGGCGCCATCCGCCGGGTGCACGGTGGCGCGGTCCCGCTGTCGTCGGCCGTCGAGGCCGAGCGCCCCGACCGCGAGCCGACGTTCGAGGAGGCGCTCGCGGCATCCGTCGAGCCCAAGCGGCGCATCGGCGAGCACGCGGCCGCCATGGTGCGCAGCGGCCAGAGCATCATCCTCGACGTGGGCACGACGACGCTGCAGATCGCACGCGCCCTGCGCGCCCGCACCGACCTCGAGGACCTCGTCGTGTTCACGAACGGGATCTCGATCGCCCTCGAGCTCGAGGACGAGATCCCGCGCTTCACCGTCGTCGTCACCGGCGGCACGCTGCGGCCCAAGCAGCACTCGCTGGTGCATCCGCTCGCCGGCTCGATGCTCGACGAGGTGCACGTCGACCTCGCCTTCATCGGCTGCAACGGCGTCGATCCCGCGCACGGCGTGACCAACGCCAACCTGCCTGAAGCGGCGGTGAAGGCGCTCATGCTGCGCGCCGCGGCGCGCTCGGTCGTGGTCGCCGACGGGTCGAAGCTCGGCGAGGTCCACCTCGGCCGCATCGCCCCGATCGACGCGTTCGACGTGCTCGTGACGGATGCCGCCGCGCCCACGCCGCTCGTCGCCGAGCTCGAGGCCTCGGGGCTCGCAGTGCAGTTGGCGCAAGACCCTAGAGTGGACGCATGA
- a CDS encoding sigma-70 family RNA polymerase sigma factor — protein sequence MLGGVADDGDPSPASRPTVDALLGRVGRGDRDAFGELYDETSPRVFGLVRRLVVDPAQAEEVTQDVYLEIWQNASRFDAAKGSAVGWLFTIAHRRAVDRIRSAQAAHDRDLRVGARDLDVPVDTVAEAAETSIEHERVRGALGELTEVQRECVALAYYGGLTQAEIAERLDVPLGTVKTRLRDGMIRLRNALGVTT from the coding sequence ATGCTGGGAGGCGTGGCAGACGACGGCGACCCCTCGCCGGCGTCGCGTCCGACCGTCGACGCGCTGCTCGGCCGGGTCGGCCGCGGCGACCGCGACGCGTTCGGCGAGCTCTACGACGAGACCTCGCCGCGCGTGTTCGGCCTCGTGCGCCGGCTCGTCGTCGACCCCGCCCAGGCCGAGGAGGTGACGCAGGACGTGTACCTCGAGATCTGGCAGAACGCCTCGCGCTTCGACGCGGCGAAGGGCAGCGCGGTCGGGTGGCTGTTCACCATCGCGCACCGGCGTGCGGTCGATCGCATCCGCTCGGCGCAGGCTGCGCACGATCGCGACCTCCGCGTCGGCGCCCGCGACCTCGACGTGCCCGTCGACACGGTGGCGGAGGCCGCCGAGACGAGCATCGAGCACGAGCGCGTGCGGGGTGCGCTCGGCGAGCTCACCGAGGTCCAGCGCGAGTGCGTCGCGCTGGCGTACTACGGCGGCCTCACGCAGGCCGAGATCGCCGAACGGCTCGACGTCCCGCTCGGTACCGTGAAGACCCGGCTCCGCGACGGGATGATCCGCCTGAGGAACGCGCTGGGGGTGACGACATGA
- a CDS encoding MarP family serine protease: MVWSIVLDVLLVLVFIGAVVNGYRSGLLHTAAGLVGLILGGIAAYFVMPWVANLIPVPQWRAPIAVLVALVLLSLGAWLGAVVGRALRHGAEAAKLAVIDRVLGAIGNLLVTAFVVALLGSGVSAMGVPVLSPAVAGSRVISTLDLVTPAPARTLLAELRTAALGQGIPWLVEVLGGPTEAPELPVGELDQGALAAASDSVVRITGTAYQCGSSLSGSGFVVAEDRIVTNAHVVAGVTEPIVEAPGQPAVQGRVVAYDDENDLALIAVSGLATPPLAIADPADGDEVAVAGYPFGGPLEVRPARVMSIGPITIEESGRTSVRDIVTLAADVDHGNSGGPVLTGDGSVGGVVFAKSDSVENVGFAVPVSTLRPLAEQAGALEEPVDSGSCLN; this comes from the coding sequence ATGGTGTGGAGCATCGTGCTCGACGTGCTGCTCGTGCTCGTCTTCATCGGCGCGGTCGTGAACGGCTACCGCTCGGGCCTGCTGCACACCGCCGCGGGACTCGTCGGGCTCATCCTCGGCGGCATCGCCGCGTACTTCGTCATGCCGTGGGTCGCGAACCTCATCCCGGTGCCGCAGTGGCGTGCGCCGATCGCCGTGCTCGTCGCACTCGTGCTGCTGTCGCTCGGCGCCTGGCTCGGCGCGGTCGTCGGGCGCGCGCTCCGCCACGGCGCGGAGGCCGCGAAGCTCGCCGTGATCGATCGCGTGCTCGGCGCGATCGGCAACCTCCTCGTCACCGCGTTCGTCGTCGCGCTCCTGGGGTCGGGCGTCTCGGCGATGGGCGTGCCCGTGCTCTCACCCGCGGTCGCGGGTTCGCGCGTGATCTCGACGCTCGACCTGGTCACGCCGGCGCCGGCCCGCACGCTGCTCGCCGAGCTCCGCACCGCGGCGCTCGGCCAGGGCATCCCGTGGCTCGTCGAAGTGCTCGGAGGCCCCACAGAAGCGCCCGAGCTGCCCGTGGGCGAGCTCGACCAGGGCGCCCTCGCCGCGGCATCCGACTCGGTCGTGCGTATCACGGGCACCGCGTACCAGTGCGGCAGCAGCCTCTCGGGCAGCGGGTTCGTCGTCGCCGAGGACCGCATCGTGACGAACGCGCACGTCGTCGCCGGCGTCACCGAGCCGATCGTCGAGGCGCCGGGTCAGCCGGCCGTCCAGGGGCGGGTCGTGGCCTACGACGACGAGAACGACCTCGCGCTCATCGCGGTGTCGGGCCTGGCGACGCCGCCGCTCGCGATCGCCGATCCGGCCGACGGCGACGAGGTCGCCGTCGCGGGCTACCCGTTCGGCGGACCGCTCGAGGTGCGGCCGGCGCGCGTGATGTCCATCGGCCCGATCACGATCGAGGAATCGGGTCGCACGTCGGTGCGCGACATCGTGACCCTCGCGGCCGACGTCGACCACGGCAACTCAGGCGGCCCCGTGCTCACGGGCGACGGATCGGTCGGCGGCGTCGTGTTCGCGAAGTCCGACTCGGTCGAGAACGTCGGCTTCGCCGTGCCCGTGTCGACGCTGCGGCCGCTGGCCGAGCAGGCGGGGGCGCTCGAGGAGCCCGTCGACTCGGGCTCGTGCCTCAACTGA
- a CDS encoding YbaK/EbsC family protein: protein MPAEQTSTPSHAAVDRVTDALREQGVTPEVVWFDDAVTTAQLAADALGVQVGQIANSLVFTLDDEPILVLTSGAHRVDTEWLGGELGGVIGRASKEVVKSATGQVIGGVAPVGHPSPVRTFVDTDLAQYDEVWAAAGHAKTVFPTTFDELVRITGGTPRAVEPRAATA from the coding sequence ATGCCCGCCGAGCAGACCAGCACGCCATCGCACGCCGCCGTCGACCGCGTCACCGATGCGCTCCGCGAACAGGGCGTCACGCCCGAGGTCGTGTGGTTCGACGACGCCGTCACGACCGCCCAGCTCGCGGCCGACGCGCTCGGCGTGCAGGTCGGCCAGATCGCCAACTCGCTCGTGTTCACCCTCGACGACGAACCCATCCTCGTGCTCACCTCGGGCGCGCACCGCGTCGATACCGAGTGGCTCGGCGGAGAGCTCGGCGGGGTCATCGGCCGGGCGTCGAAGGAGGTCGTGAAGTCGGCCACCGGCCAGGTCATCGGCGGCGTCGCGCCGGTGGGGCATCCGTCGCCCGTGCGCACGTTCGTCGACACCGACCTCGCGCAGTACGACGAGGTCTGGGCGGCCGCCGGACACGCGAAGACCGTGTTCCCGACGACGTTCGACGAGCTCGTGCGCATCACGGGCGGCACGCCGCGCGCGGTCGAGCCGCGAGCGGCGACGGCGTGA
- the galK gene encoding galactokinase yields MNEVADAMHGFAEWYGRRPIGAWSAPGRVNLIGEHTDYNDGFVFPFAIDQRTAVALGDRDDRVIRVASSFAAEPVQVHLDELTPDALEGWAAYPLGVAWALGEHGADLEHVRGVDLYITSSVPIGAGLSSSAAIESAVALALDEHWGLNLDRPTLAKVGQLAENRVVGAPTGIMDQSASLLGEADAGVFLDCRSLDADVIPLGFAAHGLSLLVVDTRVEHAHASGGYAARRASCEAGARALGVESLRDLRLDDLPRAQALLDDETFRRVRHVVTEDQRVLDTVRTLRERGPGAIGPFLDASHVSMRDDFEISVPELDLAVETAQANGAVGARMTGGGFGGSAIALIADELVPDLTRAIRSAFAERGYRDPSLFTVHPSQGARRDA; encoded by the coding sequence ATGAACGAGGTCGCCGACGCGATGCACGGGTTCGCCGAGTGGTACGGACGGCGCCCCATCGGCGCGTGGTCCGCGCCCGGCCGGGTGAACCTCATCGGCGAGCACACCGACTACAACGACGGCTTCGTGTTCCCGTTCGCGATCGACCAGCGCACCGCCGTGGCGCTCGGCGACCGCGACGACCGCGTCATCCGCGTGGCCTCGAGCTTCGCGGCGGAGCCGGTGCAGGTGCACCTCGACGAGCTCACGCCCGACGCCCTCGAGGGCTGGGCGGCCTATCCGCTCGGCGTCGCCTGGGCGCTCGGCGAGCACGGCGCCGACCTCGAGCACGTGCGGGGCGTCGACCTCTACATCACGAGCTCGGTGCCGATCGGCGCGGGGCTCTCCTCGTCGGCGGCCATCGAGTCCGCGGTCGCGCTGGCGCTCGACGAGCACTGGGGGCTCAACCTCGACCGGCCCACGCTCGCGAAGGTCGGCCAGCTCGCCGAGAACCGCGTCGTCGGTGCGCCCACGGGCATCATGGACCAGTCGGCGTCGCTCCTCGGCGAGGCCGACGCGGGCGTCTTCCTCGACTGCCGCAGCCTCGACGCGGACGTGATCCCGCTCGGCTTCGCGGCGCACGGACTCTCGCTGCTCGTCGTCGACACCCGCGTGGAGCACGCGCACGCCTCCGGTGGCTACGCGGCCCGGCGCGCCTCATGCGAGGCGGGCGCGCGGGCGCTCGGCGTCGAGTCGCTGCGCGACCTCCGGCTCGACGACCTGCCTCGGGCACAGGCGCTCCTCGACGACGAGACGTTCCGCCGCGTGCGGCACGTCGTGACCGAGGACCAGCGCGTGCTCGACACCGTGCGCACGCTGCGCGAGCGGGGCCCCGGCGCGATCGGGCCGTTCCTCGACGCGTCGCACGTGTCGATGCGCGACGACTTCGAGATCTCGGTGCCCGAGCTCGACCTCGCCGTCGAGACCGCGCAGGCGAACGGCGCCGTCGGCGCGCGCATGACGGGCGGCGGCTTCGGCGGATCGGCCATCGCGCTCATCGCCGACGAGCTCGTGCCCGACCTCACGCGGGCGATCCGCTCGGCGTTCGCGGAGCGCGGCTACCGCGACCCGTCGCTGTTCACGGTGCACCCGAGCCAGGGCGCACGCCGCGACGCGTGA
- a CDS encoding DNA-directed RNA polymerase subunit beta, with protein sequence MASDYHRPTRIPPGMFEGFVGGDDPATLSRVAHDTASAILSRVREDPDPVIVQRLITYTDEHGIDAIAELWSQSSAKSLPGALWRVYLLRTLIRQDPLGVSHAFQRGTEVSHTIDQVVAGAAIPAGPTEVQELADRILHGVFTGDFAVALERAAAFCRVVAAGFASLADDADAADAAHPDRPTELTQRALRLTQLADEFTSCARLWRRDALD encoded by the coding sequence ATGGCTTCCGACTACCACCGACCCACCCGCATCCCGCCCGGCATGTTCGAGGGCTTCGTTGGCGGCGACGACCCGGCGACGCTGAGCCGCGTCGCGCACGACACCGCATCGGCGATCCTGTCGCGCGTGCGTGAGGACCCCGATCCGGTCATCGTCCAGCGCCTCATCACGTACACCGACGAGCACGGCATCGACGCGATCGCCGAGCTCTGGTCGCAGTCGTCCGCCAAGAGCCTCCCCGGTGCGCTCTGGCGCGTCTACCTGCTCCGAACGCTCATCCGCCAGGATCCGCTCGGCGTGAGCCACGCCTTCCAGCGCGGCACCGAGGTGTCGCACACGATCGACCAGGTCGTCGCGGGCGCCGCCATCCCCGCCGGACCCACCGAGGTGCAGGAGCTCGCCGACCGCATCCTGCACGGCGTCTTCACGGGGGACTTCGCGGTCGCGCTCGAACGCGCCGCCGCGTTCTGCCGGGTCGTCGCCGCGGGCTTCGCCAGCCTGGCCGACGATGCGGATGCCGCGGACGCGGCGCATCCCGACCGGCCCACCGAGCTCACCCAGCGCGCCCTGCGCCTCACCCAGCTCGCCGATGAGTTCACGTCGTGCGCGCGGCTCTGGCGGCGCGACGCGCTCGACTGA
- a CDS encoding anti-sigma factor, producing MTDRDDDLDRERRDAASAGRPASIEAFHGLAAAYALDALDADERADFERALEGSPDLRAEVDAFRASAAHLAEEVEPVPPPPSLRDRLMADVATSPQVGSTDAATSVAADADAARAVSAGPAESAARRRWFQRPGAVIAAAAAAVLLVVGGVIGVGWPGPNGWGAQRERAAIAAAPDAQSQTLEVEGGGEVTLVSSAEQGRSVVVTEGLPELGADQTYELWYIDDSGAAPAGTFDVSGDETWRVLEGSFTPGVVVGITVEPAGGSPQPTTEPIVAIET from the coding sequence ATGACCGACCGCGACGACGACCTCGACCGCGAGCGGCGCGACGCGGCATCCGCGGGTCGCCCGGCCTCGATCGAGGCGTTCCACGGACTGGCCGCGGCCTACGCGCTCGACGCCCTCGACGCCGACGAGCGCGCGGACTTCGAGCGCGCGCTCGAGGGCTCGCCCGACCTGCGCGCCGAGGTCGACGCGTTCCGCGCCTCGGCGGCGCACCTCGCCGAGGAGGTCGAGCCCGTGCCCCCGCCGCCGTCCCTCCGCGACCGGCTCATGGCCGACGTCGCCACGTCGCCCCAGGTCGGGTCGACGGATGCCGCGACCTCCGTCGCGGCGGACGCGGATGCAGCGCGGGCGGTCTCGGCCGGGCCCGCGGAATCCGCCGCCCGGCGACGCTGGTTCCAGCGTCCGGGCGCCGTCATCGCCGCCGCTGCCGCCGCGGTGCTCCTCGTCGTCGGCGGGGTGATCGGCGTCGGCTGGCCGGGGCCGAACGGCTGGGGCGCGCAGCGGGAGCGCGCCGCGATCGCCGCGGCCCCCGACGCGCAGTCGCAGACGCTCGAGGTCGAGGGCGGCGGCGAGGTCACCCTCGTGTCGTCGGCGGAGCAGGGGCGTTCGGTCGTCGTCACCGAGGGCCTTCCCGAGCTCGGCGCCGACCAGACCTACGAGCTCTGGTACATCGACGACTCGGGCGCCGCCCCGGCGGGCACGTTCGACGTGTCGGGCGACGAGACGTGGCGGGTGCTCGAGGGCTCCTTCACGCCCGGGGTCGTCGTCGGGATCACGGTGGAGCCCGCCGGCGGTTCGCCGCAACCCACGACCGAACCCATCGTCGCCATCGAGACGTAG
- a CDS encoding GNAT family N-acetyltransferase produces MTSPQVAWPRRAGPLELRPPTAADLDAVLAWRNRPEVTRWLLRTTVDPESYRRAWLASADDPHDHAIVAVVDDAVVGTGSLEVHDAMGQFGADPTDAVDPGRAGADGPADAGVPTPTAPWRRREGLLGYLIDPDHAGRGYATAISRALLDLAFGELGLHRVTAGCFADNVASWRVMEKLGMRREQHGVEDSWHAELGWVDGFTYGILADEWVTRRGVRPGSGAP; encoded by the coding sequence GTGACGTCGCCGCAGGTCGCCTGGCCCCGTCGGGCCGGGCCGCTCGAGCTGCGCCCGCCGACCGCCGCCGACCTCGACGCCGTGCTCGCGTGGCGGAACCGCCCCGAGGTGACCCGCTGGCTGCTGCGCACGACCGTCGACCCCGAGTCCTACCGTCGGGCATGGCTCGCGAGCGCCGACGATCCCCACGACCACGCGATCGTGGCGGTGGTCGACGATGCGGTCGTCGGCACCGGATCGCTCGAGGTGCACGACGCCATGGGCCAGTTCGGCGCCGACCCGACGGACGCCGTCGATCCCGGCCGAGCCGGCGCAGACGGCCCGGCCGACGCCGGTGTCCCGACTCCGACGGCCCCGTGGCGCCGCAGGGAGGGCCTGCTCGGCTACCTCATCGACCCCGACCATGCCGGCCGCGGGTACGCGACGGCGATCTCGCGCGCGCTGCTCGACCTCGCGTTCGGCGAGCTCGGCCTGCACCGGGTCACCGCCGGGTGCTTCGCCGACAACGTCGCCTCCTGGCGGGTCATGGAGAAGCTCGGCATGCGGCGCGAACAGCACGGCGTCGAGGACTCGTGGCACGCCGAGCTCGGCTGGGTCGACGGATTCACCTACGGGATCCTCGCCGACGAGTGGGTCACGCGTCGCGGCGTGCGCCCTGGCTCGGGTGCACCGTGA
- the galT gene encoding galactose-1-phosphate uridylyltransferase, with translation MQTDPRIAVRPTSLADGRELIYFDDADTQLPSERAVDERTLDPRPATARMRQDPLTGEWISIAAARQNRVFLPPADADPLAPQTPTNPSEIPSSYDVAVFENRSPSFGPELAAADASSAAALAAFREVGLERTLPSVGRCEVVCFSPEHEGSFGTLTRSRARTVIEAWAQRTAALSALPGVEEVFPFENRGREIGVTLPHPHGQIYAYPYVTPRTERLLASIDAYGPTLMADILERERNGPRMLLSGDHWTAFVPFAARWPIEVHLLPHRHVPDFAETTLEERDELAGLYLRLLRGVDKLYDTPTPYIAAWHQAPVHEHRDDVRLMLQLTSPRRAADRLKYLAGSEAAMGAWIGDVPPETQADALRRAIDEVGEVEA, from the coding sequence GTGCAGACCGACCCCCGCATCGCCGTGCGCCCGACGTCGCTCGCCGACGGCCGCGAGCTCATCTACTTCGACGACGCCGACACGCAGCTCCCGTCCGAGCGCGCGGTCGACGAGCGCACCCTCGACCCGAGGCCCGCGACCGCCCGGATGCGGCAGGACCCGCTCACGGGCGAGTGGATCTCGATCGCCGCCGCGCGCCAGAACCGCGTGTTCCTGCCGCCGGCCGACGCCGATCCGCTCGCCCCGCAGACGCCGACGAATCCGTCGGAGATCCCGAGCAGCTACGACGTCGCGGTCTTCGAGAACCGCTCGCCGTCGTTCGGGCCCGAGCTGGCCGCGGCCGACGCGTCGAGCGCCGCGGCGCTGGCCGCCTTCCGCGAGGTCGGGCTCGAGCGCACGCTCCCCTCGGTCGGACGCTGCGAGGTCGTGTGCTTCAGCCCCGAGCACGAGGGATCGTTCGGCACGCTGACCCGGTCGCGGGCGCGCACCGTGATCGAGGCGTGGGCGCAGCGCACCGCCGCGCTGTCGGCGCTCCCGGGCGTCGAGGAGGTGTTCCCGTTCGAGAACCGCGGCCGCGAGATCGGCGTGACCCTGCCGCACCCGCACGGGCAGATCTACGCGTACCCGTACGTCACGCCCCGCACCGAGCGGCTCCTCGCGTCGATCGACGCGTACGGCCCGACGCTCATGGCCGACATCCTCGAGCGCGAGCGCAACGGCCCGCGGATGCTGCTGAGCGGCGACCACTGGACGGCGTTCGTGCCGTTCGCGGCCCGCTGGCCCATCGAGGTGCACCTGCTCCCCCACCGGCACGTGCCCGACTTCGCCGAGACCACGCTCGAGGAGCGCGACGAGCTCGCCGGGCTCTACCTGCGGCTCCTGCGCGGCGTCGACAAGCTCTACGACACCCCGACGCCCTACATCGCAGCGTGGCACCAGGCGCCCGTGCACGAGCACCGCGACGACGTGCGGCTCATGCTGCAGCTCACGAGCCCGCGGCGCGCCGCCGACCGCCTGAAGTACCTCGCCGGCTCGGAGGCGGCGATGGGAGCATGGATCGGGGATGTCCCCCCGGAGACGCAGGCGGACGCACTGCGGCGAGCGATCGACGAAGTCGGAGAGGTCGAGGCATGA
- a CDS encoding LLM class F420-dependent oxidoreductase, whose product MRVGMFLNYAGGFREVADEVAELEASGVDLVAVPEAYSFDAVSQLGFLAARTSRMTLMSGILQLYTRTPTLTAMTAAGLDYVSDGRFELGVGASGPQVVEGFHGVPYDAPVGRIRELIAVCRQVWRREPVVHTGRHYRIPLPEGQGTGLGKPLKLINHPVRERIPITVAALGPKSVEQTAEIADGWLPMFFHPERAGAVWGDALAIGTTKRQPDLAPLDVFASPALAITDRPEAVLPLVKPQLALYVGGMGARGRNFYNDLIASYGFEAEAARVQDLYLEGRRDEAIAAVPDELVRAISLIGPASYVAERVAAFREAGVTTLAVTPLARDSAERVALMAGFRRLVG is encoded by the coding sequence ATGCGCGTGGGCATGTTCCTGAACTACGCGGGCGGCTTCCGGGAGGTCGCCGACGAGGTCGCCGAGCTCGAGGCATCCGGCGTCGACCTCGTGGCGGTGCCCGAGGCGTACTCGTTCGACGCCGTCAGCCAGCTCGGGTTCCTCGCGGCCCGCACGAGCCGCATGACGCTCATGTCCGGCATCCTGCAGCTCTACACGCGCACGCCCACGCTCACGGCGATGACGGCGGCGGGCCTCGACTACGTGTCCGACGGCCGCTTCGAGCTCGGTGTCGGGGCATCCGGACCGCAGGTCGTCGAGGGCTTCCACGGCGTGCCGTACGACGCGCCCGTCGGCCGCATCCGCGAGCTCATCGCCGTGTGCCGCCAGGTCTGGCGACGCGAGCCGGTCGTGCACACGGGGCGTCACTACCGCATCCCGCTGCCCGAGGGGCAGGGGACCGGGCTCGGCAAGCCGCTGAAGCTCATCAACCACCCGGTGCGCGAACGCATCCCGATCACGGTCGCAGCCCTCGGCCCGAAGTCGGTCGAGCAGACCGCCGAGATCGCCGACGGGTGGCTGCCGATGTTCTTCCACCCCGAGCGCGCCGGCGCGGTCTGGGGCGATGCGCTGGCGATCGGTACGACGAAGCGGCAGCCCGACCTCGCGCCGCTCGACGTCTTCGCGAGCCCCGCGCTCGCCATCACCGACCGGCCAGAGGCCGTGCTGCCGCTCGTCAAGCCGCAGCTCGCGCTCTACGTCGGCGGCATGGGCGCCCGTGGCAGGAACTTCTACAACGACCTCATCGCGAGCTACGGCTTCGAGGCCGAGGCGGCGCGCGTGCAGGACCTCTACCTCGAGGGTCGGCGCGATGAGGCGATCGCGGCGGTGCCCGACGAGCTCGTGCGGGCGATCTCGCTCATCGGGCCGGCCTCGTACGTCGCCGAGCGCGTGGCGGCGTTCCGCGAGGCGGGTGTCACGACGCTCGCGGTGACGCCGCTCGCACGCGACTCGGCCGAGCGCGTGGCGCTGATGGCCGGGTTCCGGCGGCTCGTCGGCTGA
- a CDS encoding aldose 1-epimerase family protein, which produces MTLPTGEQFELETSTASGDLKATITAVAAGIRTLSINGIDLVPAYGEDQAPPMGAGIVLAPWPNRIRDGRWTHDGVTRQLAITEPARNNAIHGLLRYTEYTASAQERDSVTLRAVIYPQLGYPFLLGTAVHYELVSDGLQVTHFVENLGVEAAPVAIGSHPYLKIGGVPTADLTLRLDAASHIEVDDRLLPTGEVPVDGTEWDFREGRRVGDVDLDDAFGELASEDGQVLHTLTAPDGRSVSIWADDEFDYVQVFTTREFPGEDGDVAIAVEPMTAPAEAFNSGRGLRWLGPGEEWQLTWGIRFEGFSAD; this is translated from the coding sequence ATGACTCTTCCCACGGGCGAGCAGTTCGAGCTCGAGACGTCGACCGCGAGCGGCGACCTGAAGGCGACGATCACCGCGGTGGCCGCGGGCATCCGCACCCTCAGCATCAACGGCATCGACCTCGTGCCCGCCTATGGCGAGGACCAGGCGCCGCCCATGGGCGCCGGCATCGTGCTCGCGCCGTGGCCCAACCGCATCCGCGACGGCCGCTGGACCCACGACGGCGTCACGCGCCAGCTCGCGATCACCGAGCCCGCGCGCAACAACGCGATCCACGGCCTGCTGCGCTACACCGAGTACACGGCGAGCGCCCAGGAGCGCGACTCCGTGACGCTCCGCGCGGTGATCTACCCCCAGCTCGGCTACCCGTTCCTGCTCGGCACGGCGGTGCACTACGAGCTCGTGTCCGACGGCCTGCAGGTCACGCACTTCGTGGAGAACCTCGGCGTCGAGGCGGCGCCCGTGGCGATCGGCTCGCACCCGTACCTGAAGATCGGCGGCGTGCCGACGGCCGACCTCACGCTGCGGCTCGATGCTGCCAGCCACATCGAGGTCGACGACCGGCTGCTGCCCACGGGCGAGGTGCCCGTCGACGGCACCGAGTGGGATTTCCGCGAGGGACGCCGCGTCGGCGACGTCGACCTCGACGACGCCTTCGGCGAACTCGCGAGCGAAGACGGCCAGGTGCTGCACACGCTCACCGCGCCCGACGGGCGCAGCGTGTCGATCTGGGCCGACGACGAGTTCGACTACGTGCAGGTGTTCACGACGCGCGAGTTCCCCGGCGAAGACGGCGACGTCGCGATCGCCGTCGAGCCGATGACGGCGCCCGCCGAGGCGTTCAACTCCGGACGCGGCCTGCGCTGGCTGGGTCCGGGCGAGGAATGGCAGCTCACCTGGGGCATCCGCTTCGAGGGCTTCAGCGCCGACTGA